In Porites lutea chromosome 9, jaPorLute2.1, whole genome shotgun sequence, a single window of DNA contains:
- the LOC140948833 gene encoding C-type lectin lectoxin-Phi1-like has protein sequence MCGDAFAENVTLQIRYLNAVFVALLAALCPSGWFKQRSSCYKLSKNVLNWQAAKKACEDLNSTLAIISSEAEHQALKPYIRRKRKLTWIGLQRNPLDKKRWLWVDGSPLNYTRWGDGEPNSITEECVEIRPFGSHNGGWNDQECSDRINYICEKGKEDRA, from the coding sequence ATGTGTGGGGATGCTTTTGCTGAAAATGTCACTCTTCAAATACGATATCTTAATGCTGTGTTCGTTGCTTTGTTAGCAGCATTATGTCCAAGTGGTTGGTTTAAACAAAGAAGTTCCTGCTACAAGCTTTCCAAGAACGTCCTGAATTGGCAAGCAGCAAAGAAGGCCTGTGAAGACCTGAATTCTACACTGGCTATAATTAGCTCAGAAGCCGAACATCAAGCTCTTAAACCTTAcataagaagaaaaaggaaacttaccTGGATAGGCTTGCAGAGGAACCCCCTTGACAAAAAGCGCTGGTTGTGGGTGGATGGATCTCCACTCAACTACACTCGCTGGGGTGACGGTGAACCCAACAGTATTACTGAGGAGTGTGTTGAAATACGTCCGTTTGGGTCTCACAACGGTGGATGGAATGACCAGGAATGTTCTGATAGAATAAATTACatttgcgaaaaaggtaaggaaGACAGAGCCTGA